A stretch of the Bacillus sp. FJAT-18017 genome encodes the following:
- a CDS encoding TerC family protein, whose translation MDASLVMEYGWVLLVLIGLEGILAADNAVVLAVMVKQLPENQQKKALFYGLLGAFIFRFGALFMISLLSDVWQIQAAGALYLFFISAKHLHQHHAPKKLVISPKQGSSSFWGTVVKVELADLAFAIDSILAAVALSMTITPLGWFTIGGLDGGQFLVMLLGGITGIVMMRFAATQFIKLLKERPSLETAAFMIVGWVGVKLAVFTMAHPEVSIIDEHFPESILWKLVFWSVLIALAVGGFFFSKKTEHAHL comes from the coding sequence ATGGATGCTTCATTGGTAATGGAGTATGGCTGGGTTTTGCTGGTGCTGATTGGCCTGGAGGGGATTTTGGCAGCAGATAATGCAGTGGTACTGGCGGTAATGGTGAAACAGCTCCCTGAGAATCAGCAAAAGAAAGCATTGTTTTATGGTTTACTGGGGGCATTTATATTTAGGTTTGGTGCATTATTTATGATTTCGTTACTTTCAGACGTTTGGCAGATCCAGGCCGCTGGCGCACTTTACTTATTCTTTATTTCCGCTAAACATTTGCATCAGCACCATGCCCCTAAAAAACTCGTAATCTCACCGAAACAAGGCAGCTCTTCCTTTTGGGGGACGGTCGTTAAAGTAGAGCTGGCAGATCTCGCGTTTGCGATTGATTCGATTTTGGCAGCAGTTGCACTGTCCATGACTATAACTCCATTAGGCTGGTTCACTATTGGAGGCCTCGACGGTGGACAATTCCTGGTCATGCTCCTTGGCGGGATTACAGGCATTGTCATGATGAGATTTGCAGCTACGCAGTTTATTAAACTATTAAAAGAACGCCCAAGTCTCGAGACAGCGGCATTTATGATTGTCGGTTGGGTTGGAGTCAAACTTGCCGTTTTTACAATGGCACATCCTGAAGTTAGCATTATCGACGAGCACTTTCCAGAATCGATTTTATGGAAGCTTGTATTTTGGAGTGTACTGATCGCCCTTGCTGTCGGTGGCTTCTTCTTTTCAAAGAAAACTGAACATGCTCATCTTTAA
- a CDS encoding SDR family oxidoreductase, giving the protein MMGENYLFTGFPGFICNQLIREILQKRHEAGMVYVLVQPAMKRKAKEEISKIARDTVRSKEKFRIKEGDITKPELGIKQGEAEELKQTITHVFHLAAIYDLAVPEDIARKVNVEGTANVNVWVKSLHNIKRYIYFSTAYVAGRREGKLLETELIRPAEFKNFYEETKYEAEVLVEELKKDIATTIIRPGIVKGHSKTGETIKFDGPYFIMNFLDRLRFLPIIPRLGNSDAVINFVPIDYIISATAYLSFLDKGAGKTYHLTDPSPYTVSEIYEMLMKQLIDKTPTGTLPLSMARVSLSVSSVRRMLGVEREALDYFTWKGHFDCSQASEDLEGSGISCPDFREGLEAMVGFYMKNKNNPEYQVKIN; this is encoded by the coding sequence ATGATGGGGGAGAACTACTTATTTACAGGGTTTCCAGGATTCATTTGTAATCAGCTAATTAGAGAGATTTTACAAAAAAGGCATGAAGCGGGTATGGTCTATGTGCTCGTACAGCCAGCAATGAAACGCAAGGCAAAGGAGGAAATCAGCAAAATTGCACGGGATACGGTCCGCAGTAAGGAGAAATTCAGGATAAAAGAAGGAGATATCACGAAACCAGAGCTTGGGATCAAGCAGGGGGAGGCTGAAGAACTTAAACAAACTATTACTCATGTTTTTCATCTGGCAGCCATTTATGATTTGGCTGTTCCAGAAGATATCGCCCGGAAGGTAAATGTCGAGGGGACAGCCAATGTGAATGTTTGGGTAAAATCGCTTCACAATATAAAACGATATATATATTTCAGTACCGCTTATGTGGCTGGCAGAAGAGAAGGGAAATTACTCGAAACGGAGCTAATTCGGCCTGCTGAATTCAAAAATTTTTATGAAGAAACAAAATATGAAGCGGAAGTTCTTGTGGAAGAGTTAAAAAAAGATATTGCTACTACGATTATCCGGCCTGGTATTGTAAAAGGGCACTCAAAAACCGGAGAAACGATTAAATTTGATGGCCCCTATTTTATTATGAATTTCCTGGATCGTCTTCGTTTTCTGCCAATTATCCCACGTCTGGGCAACAGCGATGCCGTAATCAACTTTGTACCCATTGATTATATTATTTCAGCGACGGCTTACCTTTCTTTCCTTGACAAAGGTGCTGGAAAAACCTATCACCTCACTGACCCTTCGCCGTATACAGTTTCGGAAATTTACGAAATGCTTATGAAGCAACTTATTGATAAGACTCCAACGGGAACACTTCCACTTAGCATGGCGAGGGTTAGCCTTTCAGTTTCGTCTGTTCGGCGAATGTTGGGTGTAGAGAGAGAGGCTTTGGATTATTTCACCTGGAAGGGACATTTTGACTGCTCGCAAGCCAGTGAAGACTTAGAAGGGTCCGGTATTTCATGTCCAGATTTCAGGGAAGGACTAGAGGCAATGGTAGGGTTTTATATGAAAAACAAAAATAATCCCGAATATCAAGTGAAAATCAACTAA
- a CDS encoding peptide chain release factor 3 — protein MSTNFKEEVLSRRTFAIISHPDAGKTTLTEKLLLFGGAIRDAGTVKAKKTGKFATSDWMEIEKQRGISVTSSVMQFDYDGFRVNILDTPGHQDFSEDTYRTLMAVDSAVMIIDSAKGIEEQTLKLFKVCRMRGIPIFTFINKLDRQGKAPLELLAELEEVLGIESYPMNWPIGMGKEFLGIYDRYNNRIEQFRVGEEQRFIPLNEDGEIDGDHQIKSTGLYDQTLEEVLLLNEAGNEFSPERIESGNLIPVFFGSALTNFGVQTFLESYLQFAPPPVPRNSSAGEVDPLSENFSGFIFKIQANMNPAHRDRIAFVRVCSGKFERGMSVNVPRLGKQIKLSQSTSFMAEERSTVEEAVSGDIIGLYDTGTYQIGDTITTGKDQFQFERLPQFTPELFVRVSAKNVMKQKSFYKGIEQLVQEGAIQLFKTVATEDYLLGAVGQLQFEVFEHRMKNEYNSDVIMERQGSKVARWVEGETVDEKLSNSRSLLVKDRFGKYAFLFENEFALRWFQDKNPEVKLYNPMDMHQ, from the coding sequence ATGAGTACGAATTTTAAAGAAGAAGTCCTGTCAAGACGGACTTTTGCAATTATTTCACACCCGGATGCCGGGAAGACAACCTTGACCGAAAAACTGCTCCTATTTGGCGGAGCAATTCGGGATGCGGGAACTGTAAAAGCTAAAAAGACTGGCAAATTTGCTACGAGTGACTGGATGGAAATTGAGAAGCAGCGCGGAATCTCGGTAACCTCAAGTGTCATGCAGTTCGATTACGACGGGTTCAGGGTCAATATCCTGGATACTCCTGGACACCAGGATTTTAGTGAGGATACTTACCGGACCCTTATGGCGGTCGATAGTGCTGTTATGATAATTGATTCGGCAAAGGGAATCGAGGAACAAACCTTGAAACTATTTAAGGTTTGCCGGATGCGCGGAATACCAATTTTCACCTTTATTAATAAACTTGACCGTCAGGGGAAAGCACCGCTTGAGCTCTTGGCTGAATTGGAAGAAGTGCTTGGAATTGAGTCTTATCCAATGAATTGGCCAATTGGTATGGGCAAAGAATTTCTTGGGATTTACGACAGATACAATAACAGAATTGAGCAGTTCAGGGTTGGCGAAGAACAGCGTTTTATTCCTCTAAATGAGGATGGTGAAATTGATGGGGATCACCAAATTAAGTCAACAGGCCTTTATGATCAGACGCTCGAGGAAGTATTGCTTCTAAACGAGGCTGGAAATGAATTTTCACCCGAGCGGATTGAATCAGGTAATTTAATTCCTGTTTTCTTCGGCAGTGCCTTGACCAACTTTGGGGTTCAGACATTCCTGGAGTCTTATTTGCAGTTTGCGCCGCCTCCAGTACCGCGTAACTCATCAGCGGGTGAAGTTGACCCGCTATCTGAAAATTTTTCAGGATTTATTTTTAAAATTCAGGCTAACATGAATCCGGCACACCGTGACCGAATTGCATTTGTTCGTGTCTGCTCTGGCAAATTTGAACGAGGAATGAGTGTGAATGTCCCTCGTCTTGGCAAGCAAATTAAACTATCACAATCTACGTCATTTATGGCGGAGGAACGGAGTACGGTCGAAGAGGCTGTAAGTGGTGACATTATTGGCCTTTATGATACAGGAACATATCAAATTGGAGACACAATTACGACTGGCAAGGATCAATTCCAGTTTGAGCGCCTGCCGCAGTTCACACCTGAATTGTTCGTCCGTGTTTCTGCAAAGAACGTCATGAAACAAAAATCGTTCTATAAAGGAATTGAACAGCTCGTTCAGGAAGGCGCGATTCAGCTCTTCAAAACCGTTGCAACTGAGGACTATCTATTGGGTGCCGTAGGCCAGCTCCAGTTCGAGGTTTTCGAACACAGGATGAAGAACGAATACAATTCGGATGTAATAATGGAACGCCAGGGATCAAAGGTAGCCCGGTGGGTTGAGGGAGAAACAGTCGACGAAAAACTTTCCAATTCACGCAGCTTGTTAGTGAAGGATAGGTTTGGAAAGTATGCATTTCTATTCGAGAATGAATTTGCTCTTAGATGGTTCCAGGATAAAAACCCCGAAGTAAAGCTTTATAATCCGATGGATATGCATCAATAA
- a CDS encoding AAA family ATPase, translating to MSKKAINKFIPLITAVLLVAAGFIWYIQSTTKATAIPFSSLERKIAAENGEKVSLEERSNGSLTLTTSEGKFVTKVPPNSEMANNLVSKYNVEYSYTSSSKYGKWILGGVIVSLAAAAFAVQKKGGNGLGVTNTMKNSLSKARPLPEITLQDVGGLGNEMKEEILQTLSIIKEPERSSKLGVKPPKGILLYGPPGTGKTLLAQAMAKELGASYFSTSGSAFNELFVGVGASRVRSLFQNARKQTPAVIFIDEVDALAGKRKALGGEESEKTLTELLVQLDGGHSNEGILFVAATNRKDMLDDAFLRPGRIDFSFQVPLPDTKGRREIIDIHTKGKVMADDVQSSLDDLAESTSGFSGADLSMLFETASRRAIRNGKDMISKEDLDYALDRTILGSTSRELQDADTKRRVAIHEAGHAIVAAVTKPGSVRKATIIPRGEALGYVAPIPKELHLSTTSDLLDRIAMILAGGVAERMYLGEHSIGVSGDVQQAKNIIEQMVETGMLQDGFTLTFVKAEKETKMQELFQRGLEMSQSIISAHSEAYEQLVEALLKKETLEGSEVDAIIAAESKDAVLA from the coding sequence ATGAGTAAAAAGGCAATCAATAAATTCATTCCGCTGATTACAGCTGTTTTGTTAGTAGCCGCGGGATTTATCTGGTATATACAATCAACAACAAAAGCAACAGCAATTCCCTTTTCTTCTTTGGAAAGAAAAATTGCTGCAGAAAATGGCGAGAAGGTCAGTCTAGAGGAACGGTCCAATGGCAGCTTAACACTAACAACAAGTGAGGGGAAATTTGTGACTAAAGTGCCTCCAAACAGCGAGATGGCAAACAATCTTGTTTCTAAGTACAATGTGGAATATTCATACACCTCCAGTAGCAAATACGGCAAATGGATTTTGGGAGGGGTAATCGTTTCCCTGGCAGCTGCGGCTTTTGCAGTCCAAAAGAAGGGCGGAAATGGCCTTGGTGTTACAAATACGATGAAAAATAGCCTTTCCAAGGCTCGTCCACTGCCTGAAATCACTCTTCAAGATGTCGGCGGACTTGGAAATGAAATGAAAGAAGAAATTCTCCAGACTCTTTCCATTATTAAGGAACCTGAACGATCATCCAAACTTGGGGTTAAGCCTCCAAAAGGAATCCTTCTTTACGGACCTCCTGGAACAGGTAAAACACTGTTGGCACAGGCAATGGCAAAAGAACTTGGCGCTTCCTACTTTTCAACAAGCGGTTCGGCCTTTAATGAATTGTTCGTCGGCGTTGGGGCTTCACGGGTAAGAAGCTTGTTCCAAAATGCGCGCAAACAAACACCTGCAGTCATCTTCATTGATGAAGTCGACGCACTTGCAGGAAAGAGGAAAGCACTTGGCGGTGAAGAATCCGAAAAAACACTTACAGAATTGCTTGTCCAGCTTGACGGTGGACATTCAAATGAAGGAATCCTGTTTGTCGCAGCTACAAATAGGAAGGATATGCTTGATGATGCGTTCCTCCGCCCGGGCAGGATTGATTTTTCCTTCCAGGTTCCACTTCCAGATACAAAGGGCCGCAGGGAAATTATTGATATCCATACAAAAGGCAAAGTGATGGCAGACGACGTTCAATCCTCACTTGATGACCTTGCAGAAAGCACATCTGGTTTCTCTGGCGCAGATTTAAGCATGCTTTTTGAAACAGCCAGCAGACGCGCGATCAGAAACGGCAAGGATATGATTTCAAAAGAAGATCTCGATTATGCTCTTGACCGTACAATACTAGGAAGCACATCCCGGGAATTGCAAGATGCAGACACTAAGCGCAGAGTTGCAATCCATGAGGCAGGCCATGCCATTGTAGCCGCAGTTACAAAACCAGGCTCAGTCCGGAAGGCGACCATAATCCCTCGAGGTGAGGCATTGGGTTATGTTGCTCCAATCCCTAAAGAATTGCATCTTTCCACAACCAGCGACCTGCTTGACCGGATTGCGATGATTCTTGCTGGCGGTGTTGCAGAAAGAATGTATCTTGGGGAACACAGTATCGGAGTATCCGGTGATGTCCAGCAGGCAAAGAATATCATTGAACAAATGGTTGAAACCGGTATGCTGCAGGATGGTTTCACTCTAACTTTTGTTAAGGCAGAGAAAGAAACGAAAATGCAGGAGCTCTTCCAAAGAGGTCTTGAAATGTCACAGTCCATTATCAGCGCACATTCAGAAGCATATGAGCAATTGGTAGAGGCTTTGTTGAAAAAAGAAACACTCGAAGGTTCTGAAGTAGATGCAATTATTGCTGCAGAAAGCAAAGATGCTGTTTTAGCTTAA
- a CDS encoding YkvA family protein yields MDNKFESEQKKYEGRAQKYIDNPKETESLLKKAFGKAESNKGSLGEAWHKLQLLFEMVRSWSKGEYKNVSRGTILAVIGAIIYFVSPIDLVPDFIVGLGILDDAAIIAFTWKKLTKEIEEFSVWKNTIETTEIETSEYERPLV; encoded by the coding sequence ATGGATAACAAGTTTGAAAGTGAACAGAAAAAGTATGAAGGACGAGCCCAAAAGTACATTGACAACCCAAAGGAAACAGAGTCCCTTTTAAAAAAGGCATTTGGAAAAGCCGAAAGCAATAAAGGCTCTCTCGGTGAAGCATGGCATAAGCTTCAGCTTTTGTTCGAAATGGTTCGGTCCTGGTCAAAAGGAGAATACAAGAACGTTTCACGAGGAACCATTCTTGCGGTCATCGGTGCGATTATTTATTTCGTTTCTCCGATTGATCTTGTACCTGATTTTATCGTCGGTTTAGGGATTCTTGATGACGCTGCTATCATTGCCTTTACTTGGAAAAAGCTGACCAAGGAAATCGAAGAATTCAGTGTTTGGAAAAATACAATTGAAACAACTGAAATTGAGACATCCGAGTATGAAAGACCTCTTGTATAA
- a CDS encoding cell wall hydrolase, which yields MQKPASLLLMPAMLLMLAIPGSLSAKSITQEKNGSTFEPAKERKINIVKKDTPIKEEQPKEESPKLTKEEKELLARLVHAEAKGEPFKGKVAVAEVVLNRVEDGQFPDTVKDVIYQKRQFDPVANGEINKPAGNEAKEAVEEALAPDEKVTEALFFYNPEIATDTWIRTRPVIEKIGEHNFSI from the coding sequence ATGCAGAAACCTGCGTCATTGCTTCTTATGCCGGCCATGTTGCTCATGCTTGCCATCCCAGGGTCGCTTTCAGCAAAATCCATAACTCAAGAAAAAAATGGCAGCACATTTGAACCGGCAAAAGAGAGAAAAATAAATATCGTTAAAAAGGATACACCGATAAAAGAAGAACAACCAAAAGAAGAAAGTCCTAAATTAACAAAAGAAGAGAAAGAACTGTTAGCAAGACTTGTCCATGCCGAAGCAAAAGGAGAACCTTTCAAAGGGAAAGTCGCAGTTGCTGAGGTTGTTTTAAACAGAGTTGAGGATGGGCAGTTTCCTGATACCGTGAAAGATGTAATTTATCAAAAACGGCAATTTGATCCAGTTGCGAACGGGGAAATTAACAAACCTGCTGGGAATGAAGCAAAAGAAGCTGTTGAAGAGGCTCTTGCTCCCGATGAAAAGGTAACGGAAGCGTTGTTTTTCTATAATCCTGAAATTGCTACAGACACTTGGATTCGCACACGTCCTGTCATTGAAAAGATTGGTGAACACAACTTTTCCATTTAG
- a CDS encoding carbohydrate ABC transporter permease has translation MSEYTAPKFYETRKFKRNLKSWTITLILIAGSIVLLLPLWWMVSTSLKSPAEIAQYPPTFIPNEFHFENYVDAWKTAPFTRWAMNTMFIAVIGTIGAVLVNSLVAYAFAKIRFKGRNALFVIVLSTMLIPGFVTMVPQYILFSKLGWLNTYLPLIVPAFLGSAFFIFLLRQFMMTIPNSLIEAAILDGANHLQIWWHIMVPLTKPALMTVAIFNFTGAWNDLLGPLLYINDERLYTLQIGLQTFKGTVQTQWHYLMAMSVMVLLPIVLIFFLFQRYFIEGSNISSGTKG, from the coding sequence ATGAGTGAGTATACCGCCCCTAAGTTTTATGAAACAAGAAAATTCAAACGGAACCTTAAATCCTGGACTATTACGCTTATTCTGATTGCTGGGAGCATTGTCCTTCTTTTACCGTTATGGTGGATGGTTTCGACATCATTAAAATCTCCAGCTGAAATAGCCCAATACCCGCCAACGTTCATTCCAAACGAATTTCATTTTGAAAATTATGTTGATGCCTGGAAAACAGCACCATTTACACGCTGGGCTATGAATACAATGTTTATAGCTGTGATTGGGACGATTGGGGCAGTACTGGTTAATTCCCTTGTTGCTTATGCGTTTGCTAAAATTCGATTTAAAGGGCGTAATGCATTGTTTGTCATCGTCCTATCGACAATGCTGATTCCAGGGTTTGTGACAATGGTTCCTCAGTATATCCTTTTCTCGAAGCTCGGCTGGTTGAATACGTACTTGCCTTTAATAGTACCAGCATTCCTTGGCAGTGCTTTTTTCATTTTTTTGCTCCGGCAGTTTATGATGACCATTCCAAATTCGCTTATTGAAGCTGCAATACTGGATGGGGCGAATCACTTGCAGATATGGTGGCATATCATGGTACCGCTGACCAAGCCTGCGTTGATGACAGTAGCTATTTTTAACTTTACAGGAGCGTGGAACGATTTATTAGGGCCACTCCTTTATATTAATGATGAAAGGCTCTATACCTTGCAAATTGGCTTGCAAACCTTTAAAGGCACTGTCCAGACACAGTGGCATTATTTGATGGCAATGTCAGTCATGGTACTGTTACCGATTGTATTGATATTCTTCCTGTTTCAGCGCTATTTTATTGAGGGATCGAATATCTCATCAGGAACAAAGGGTTGA
- a CDS encoding carbohydrate ABC transporter permease, translated as MKSAQSAEVALPEESGVSSVSAKKSKTPSAAADMKTPNKKITREFKENIWGYLFISPWIIGFICLTAGPLLFSLAASFTDYNITSKMNFIGMDNFVRMFTIDNLFWTSLWNTLYYVAFSVPLTTVGAILIALLLNQKILGMKIFRTIYYLPAILSGVAVYFLWMQLLSPSTGLVNTFLGWFGIDGPAWLFDPEWTKPGLILMKLWSVGGGMLLYLASLQGVSKEMYEAADIEGATGLQKFYNITLPMISPIIFFDVITSTIGAFQIFQEAYVMSEEGSGRPANSLLFYNLHMWNNAFELFDMGYASAMAWLLFIIVMVLTVLNMKIGKRWVYYEGGDNK; from the coding sequence ATGAAATCAGCTCAATCTGCAGAAGTAGCACTCCCGGAAGAGTCAGGGGTAAGCAGCGTATCTGCGAAAAAGAGTAAAACTCCAAGCGCAGCTGCGGATATGAAAACTCCAAACAAAAAGATAACTCGGGAGTTTAAAGAAAATATTTGGGGCTATTTGTTCATCAGTCCCTGGATTATAGGATTTATATGCCTGACAGCGGGACCACTGCTGTTTTCACTTGCTGCCAGCTTCACGGATTATAATATTACATCTAAGATGAATTTTATTGGAATGGATAATTTCGTTCGGATGTTCACTATCGACAATTTGTTTTGGACATCGCTATGGAACACTCTCTATTATGTTGCTTTTTCAGTGCCGCTTACGACTGTAGGGGCAATTTTGATTGCATTGTTGTTAAACCAAAAGATACTTGGAATGAAAATATTCAGGACGATTTATTATCTTCCCGCAATACTTTCGGGTGTGGCGGTTTATTTCTTATGGATGCAGCTGCTTAGCCCTTCGACAGGCCTTGTCAATACATTCCTTGGCTGGTTTGGTATCGATGGTCCCGCCTGGCTTTTTGACCCAGAGTGGACAAAGCCAGGATTAATCTTGATGAAACTGTGGAGTGTAGGCGGCGGGATGCTCTTATATCTCGCAAGTCTCCAGGGAGTTTCAAAAGAAATGTACGAAGCAGCAGATATAGAAGGGGCAACGGGCTTACAGAAGTTCTACAATATTACCCTTCCTATGATTTCCCCTATCATCTTTTTCGATGTGATTACTAGTACAATAGGGGCATTCCAAATATTCCAGGAAGCCTATGTCATGAGTGAAGAAGGCAGTGGAAGACCTGCAAACTCACTGTTATTTTACAATCTTCATATGTGGAACAATGCATTTGAATTGTTTGATATGGGGTATGCATCGGCAATGGCATGGCTGTTGTTTATCATCGTAATGGTTTTGACTGTCTTAAATATGAAAATTGGAAAACGCTGGGTGTATTATGAAGGGGGAGATAATAAATGA
- a CDS encoding ABC transporter substrate-binding protein → MKKGVYLFFSVLLLVGVLAGCSGDNASTSANSKDGKVVIDFWTFWGSETRRPIIEKIVKDFNESQDKIEVKHTFLPWGDIWTKNLASVAAGNPADVVVNDINSVAQRAENKQAEDLSKYLDDSFKDQFYPHLWETVEYKGKPYAVPFNTDTRLLFYNKKLFKEAGLDPNKPPTTWAELEEYAKKLDVKKGKKFDRFGFYPLWGNIGANSWMVSADGGRGFIDNGELAINTPKKVEALEWLTKWQDHYGEKNVQAFKAEFGSEQANPFISGKVAMMVEVGTFYTQLRDYGKDMEFGVAPIPAYDESSKNWADGGGFVVEIPKGSDNPEEAAEFIKYLTSKDAQQYWGEKNFDNVANIEAAKAVAESLDGQGKEVYEMTVKNLETTQMFPVPLDYPDYQNRINPHVDNVFAGKLTPAEALKKAEADVKKIKK, encoded by the coding sequence ATGAAAAAGGGAGTTTACTTGTTTTTTAGTGTTCTTTTGCTAGTAGGGGTACTGGCGGGATGCAGCGGGGATAATGCCTCTACCTCCGCAAATTCGAAGGATGGTAAAGTTGTTATTGATTTCTGGACCTTCTGGGGATCAGAAACACGCAGGCCGATTATAGAGAAAATAGTAAAAGATTTTAATGAATCCCAGGACAAAATTGAAGTAAAGCATACATTCCTGCCGTGGGGTGACATTTGGACAAAAAACCTCGCTTCTGTTGCAGCAGGAAACCCTGCTGATGTTGTGGTGAATGATATCAACTCGGTGGCACAGCGCGCAGAAAATAAACAAGCAGAAGACTTGAGCAAATATCTGGATGATTCATTCAAGGATCAATTTTATCCGCATTTGTGGGAAACAGTTGAATATAAAGGCAAGCCGTATGCTGTACCATTCAATACAGATACAAGGCTCTTATTCTACAATAAAAAGTTATTCAAGGAAGCTGGGCTTGACCCTAATAAACCGCCAACAACATGGGCAGAGCTTGAAGAATATGCGAAAAAGCTGGATGTAAAGAAAGGGAAAAAATTTGATCGATTTGGCTTTTATCCACTTTGGGGCAACATTGGAGCTAATTCATGGATGGTTAGTGCTGATGGTGGAAGAGGTTTTATAGATAATGGCGAATTGGCCATCAATACGCCAAAGAAGGTTGAAGCACTTGAATGGCTGACAAAGTGGCAGGACCACTATGGCGAAAAGAATGTCCAAGCCTTCAAGGCTGAATTTGGAAGCGAGCAGGCGAACCCGTTCATTTCTGGTAAAGTCGCGATGATGGTTGAGGTCGGAACATTCTATACACAACTCCGTGATTACGGAAAAGATATGGAGTTCGGTGTAGCGCCTATTCCTGCTTATGATGAATCGAGCAAGAATTGGGCGGATGGCGGCGGATTTGTAGTAGAAATACCTAAAGGATCCGACAATCCCGAGGAAGCTGCAGAATTTATTAAATATCTGACAAGCAAGGACGCGCAGCAATATTGGGGCGAGAAGAATTTCGATAACGTTGCTAATATTGAAGCCGCTAAAGCTGTAGCAGAGTCACTTGATGGACAAGGCAAAGAGGTATACGAAATGACAGTGAAAAACCTTGAAACAACTCAGATGTTCCCGGTGCCACTGGATTATCCTGACTATCAGAATAGAATCAATCCGCATGTCGATAATGTTTTTGCAGGTAAGTTAACTCCTGCCGAGGCCTTGAAAAAAGCAGAAGCAGATGTAAAGAAAATTAAAAAATAG
- a CDS encoding YjcZ family sporulation protein, giving the protein MPYGYGYGYGHGYGGGCGYGGFALIVVLFILLIIVGAACFKY; this is encoded by the coding sequence ATGCCATACGGTTATGGATACGGATATGGTCATGGATATGGTGGCGGATGTGGTTATGGCGGTTTCGCTTTGATTGTTGTCCTGTTCATCTTGCTCATTATTGTAGGAGCAGCGTGTTTTAAATACTAA
- a CDS encoding YjcZ family sporulation protein, protein MSGTGGYGGGFALLVVLFILLVIIGASWGYGGY, encoded by the coding sequence ATGTCAGGCACTGGCGGTTACGGCGGCGGATTTGCCCTGCTTGTTGTACTATTCATTCTATTGGTTATCATTGGGGCTTCCTGGGGCTACGGCGGTTACTAA